From Columba livia isolate bColLiv1 breed racing homer chromosome 27, bColLiv1.pat.W.v2, whole genome shotgun sequence:
AAAACATGGACAACCAACCAAAGCTGTAGAAcgaccagcagcagcaccacagcgggattttggggagaaaagagCCCGAATCTGCGCTGCAGGTCTGGCTGGCTGGAtgcggggctgggacagggctTTTCTCCCAACAACTCCTTTCCCTTGCAGCATCGAGCTGTCCCCGGTGGCACCGAGCGGCTCTCTGCGCCGGCTGGACCGGGAAACTCATCTTCTGGGTGGCCCTGGTGGCGATGGGATGCTCGTGTGAGTAGATCTGTTTGTTGGCACGGGGACAACCAAAGGACAATCCAGAGAGGGGACCATCCGAAGAGAGGGTCCCtgctctgggggtgctggctCAGGTGCTTGTGTAGGAGGCAAATCTGCTTTTTATGATCAGCGGTGGATCTTGGTGAGGAGATCCTTCTCCAAAGGGGGAGGGGATCCAATGGATCTTGTGCTGGGAAGGGTCTTGGGTGTGGATTTGAACTTCGGGGATGGATCTGTCAAGCGTTTGGCACACGGGTATGGAGGGAAGAGCAAAGGGATGAGGCTCAGCTCCCTTTGTGGCTCCGAGAGCTGCAGAACGCAGGTGATGCTCTGAGGATGCGGGAGCGATTTGGGTACCAGCTCTGAGCCAGTGGCTTTGTAGGgatctgctgtccctgctgtggggTGGAACTGGGACCAGCAATGATCTGGGGCTGGTGGTTTGAACTTGTGTGGGCCCAGAATTAGGGAGAAACCCCCAAATAAATCTGCTGGAAGCCTTTTGTGCACACTGCAGCTGTCTGTGATTGCGCTGTGCTGTGAGGGGTAGTCAGAAGGTGGTGCAGAGCCCCTCACCCTTGCGCCAGGCCCTCTGGGCTGCACAGAtggggctggcacagctggtTTGTGCACTAGAGGCCATTTCCACAGCGGTCAGAGGCTCCCGGGCTCTCTGCAGCCGGCCGGGCTGATGGCTCCGTATCTCGTGCTCCATCTCGCGCAGGGGTGCAGGGGCCACATCCTGTTGGCAGCGCAGAGCAGCAGCGGGTGAAGGCGGTTGCAGGCACGGGGTTGAGCTCAGAGGTGGGGACCCCGTACCCAAAACGGGGAGTCTGCTCTGGGCTGCGCCCCGAGGCTGGTTCCCACCCCCATGAGATGCTCAGATCGAGGcctgggctgagctgagacCACAGGAAGGGTGAGGGGGGCTGGAGGGCTCCGAGCACCCACTTTGTGTGAGGATCCAGCCCAGACgcttccctgcagcccccagggaCCAGTGCACGTAGATCTCGGTGGTATCGTGCCTGGGGAGCCCGTCCCTCTCCCCTGCTCGCTCCGTCCCTTGCAGTTCTGCACCAGCAGCCGGAGAACCCAGAAAGCTGCAAAAACGGGAGCGGGAACGCAGGAGATGGCAACAGCACCCTGGAGAAGATCCGCTCAGAGCTGCGGAAAGAGCTTTGCTTGCCAAATCTGCAAGGTAACGCCAACCACAACGCATCTCCACACTGTCTGCTTTcccaaaaccctgcagcacCCCCAAACTGGAGAAGCAAGTGAAGCTCAGGCCATCCCCGTGTTCCTGGGGAGCCAGCAGGACTTAAACTCTTGTCCTTCTTTGGATGGGCAGGGGACAAGGTGGCTTCTTGGTGGCTGCAGATGGCACTGCCTGTCTTTCAGAGGCTGGGGGGTGCAAGATCTGCCCCAGGGGCTGGATGGCGAGTGGGACCAAGTGCTTCTGGGCTGCTGATGGGATGCGCTCGTGGAGCGAGAGCCGGGGGGACTGTGCGAGTCGGGGGGCCGAGCTGCTGATGCCAGGGGACGAGGACGAGCTGGTAAAGGGACCGATGGCATCGGGGATGTGGGACGGGTCCCGGGGCTCAGCACCCACCCCTGTGCACAAACCTCTGCGGAGCCTTGGCCGGTGTCAGTGTGGGGGACACTGGTGGGGCTCGGGGCTGCGTGGGGACAGGCTGGAGCCTGTTTTGGGATGGCGATCAGTGACACATCAGTGTCACCACCTGCCCTCTCCCCCAACACAGGATTTCCTAAACCAAATCATTGGGAAACCCAGCAGCTACTTCTGGATCGGCCTCTCCCGCCCCTCTCATGAGAAGGGCTGGACTTGGCTGAACGGCTCCCTCGTGGACTGGCGCCGGTGAGCGCTTGGGGTGCGATGGGTGTCGGGATGGGGGCACCCCAGGGACCCTCGTGCTGTGACACAGGAtcttcctgcagctccaggttCTGGCTGAGCCGTTGGTCTGGAGAAAGCTGTGCGGTGCTGAGGGGGAACAGCATCGCGTCTCAAAGCTGCAGCTCAGGATCTCACTGGATCTGCCAGAAAGAAGGCACCCAGCTCTGAGAGGGCAGGAGGGGCACAAAATGGGCCAACAGCAGGAGAGACACCTGGGAACGGGCCAGGATCAGGCCCTCGGTGGGGGCTGTGGTACTGGCATTGCTCAACAGATCTGCACCAATTAATTATGACGTTAATTTGGCTCCGTGTGGTGTTTCCAAGCAAGTTTGCTCATGGGGAGGGGTGGAAGGAGCATCCTGCTGTACCAGAGAAGGCTCCTCGTGCACACCTGCCCTCGTACACACGCTTGTGTATGCACACCCTCGTGCACACCCTCGTGCACACCCTCGTGCACACCCTCGTGCACACTGTACCCATCCCTTTCTGTCCAGGGGGGAGgattaagaagaaataaagcaatccAAAAGTAAACACGCGGCAGGTGAACTGCTGCGAGGCAGCGCCTGGGCCAGACCCAGGGAGCGCGAACACCCAGACCCCAGTTTGCTGACCGAggagggggacaggggacatggacATGGGGGTGGCTGCAAGTCTAAGCCACAGCTGCCACATCGGGGTGACGGGGAGGAGATAAGAGCATCTCCCTATAGAATAAACCTCCCAAAATAGCGCAAACCTCCCAAAGCAGTTTCCCCAGCTCAGAGCGAGCTGCGAAGCTCGGCGGGACTGCCCCATGTGCTGTGTGGTCTGAACTGGGCGCCTGGGGGTGGgtggactgggagcactgggaagggccgTTTGCAGCAGCCCTGGTGTCACGCAGCCCCCTCGTTGCTctcgggggacacggggaggtTTATTCACCCTCCAGCCAGGTTGGGTTcgtccccagcagccccacggctgctttcggctgcttctggggGGATCAGGACTTGGGGGGCCCCCAGAGCCCCGTAATGCAgccttggatgagggaacacaCCCCTGTGGGACACTGGGACATCCCGAGCTCCTCCCGCCTGCAGCGATTCCTCCCACAATCAAAACAGGAGCTTTGtgccaaagagaagagaagagaagagaaaccaGCATCTTTATCAGGTACaacccccctccccagcaccactTGTGCTTTCTTGATGATTTCTCTGCAATTCTGATGTGGGTGGGGGAAATTTGGTATCACCATCCCACTGCCGAGCCTATAAATAGTTGTGTTTGCTGCCTTTGGCACCAGCAGTGGTTTGGTGACGTGTTTGCCGGCCATTCTTCATGCTGACTGTGGAACGAAACCATGTACTTCACAAGGGGAAGAGGCCTTGGGGGGGGAACCGGCAGATATTCATGTGTAGGGAGGGCAGGTGGGATCTGTCGCCTGGAAATCCCCCGTGTCGCTCTCCTGGCTGGTGGGTACAGAAATGCTGACGACGGGCAGCGAGAGCTGCGTGCGGGGATGTTTTTGAGCTGATGCCGTCCCCGCTGCCCACGCTCCCCTGCGGTTTCTTTTCCTGCTGGAATTTATGGCAGCCGCTGGTTTAATCCAGAAAATGAGTGTGAGCGTATTTACTAAGGTCGgtgaggaggagctgggggaaggaaaaagctgCGAAGGGGGAAGATCCATCTCTGGCTCCATCCCCTCTTTTCCCCTGGGCGGAGGACACAGCGGCACCGCCTGCAGCTCCCGCTGGGGCcggagggagcaggggaaggtCAGTAGCTTTAAATCCTGCAGTTCAATTGTCTTTGAGCCgacctgctttgttttgatgcTGTCGCAGCATTTCCTCTGGTCTTTATTTCCACTCGGAGGCCACTCTGAAGCCGAGTATTCCCCTGTGTTTCTATTTGTGGCCGGAGACAAGAGACGCCCACCCGTTGCCACCTGGGCAGGACAATCCAAGGGAGCCCAACCCGCCCCACCTGCTGCTGGGGCACCGCGCCGTGGGCTGAAAAGCTTGGAGTGGGTTGTAAGGGAGCTGAGAGCTGAAATTTGGGGCTTCCAGACATTTGCCCCCCCCGGCCTTCCCTGGGACCAAGCGGTGAATTACGGAGCACGAGCTGGGTAAAAACCTGAAGGAAAGAGGTTTGGCCTTGAGCCTAATTCTTGGCTCGATAAATATGTACAATGTTTTACTGAATCATGTTACTGCTGCTCGTGCCCGTATCTGGCCTCATTCCTTGGAGCAGTGCATtacaacatggaaaaaaaccaGTTTTTCGAGGTCTTTAGTCATCACATCAGCAGCAGAACCGCAATCGGAGCTGAATCTCGTCCCGGCAACCACGGGACTTGCTCCTGCTGTACCCACAGGGTCCAGCTGTTGAGAGCAATTAAGCACGACTTTTCTTGCTTGAGCTGAAGCACTTGGACCAGAGTCTGTGGGTCCGTAGGATGCAGATGCTGGCAGGGGTTGAGGGATGAACCCTCCCGGGGTCACACAACCGACACTATTCCCTCCTTTGTGGAGGGGACGTGGGTTTTGTTCTCGTGGGGCATTTTTTGTGCTGggaaggtgttcctgctccctgCGGCGCTGTTTCCCGCCTGGAAGATGCTCAGCCGCCGACCTGAGGCCAACAGCAACACCACtgagttttccttttgctctctGATGCAGGTTTGATGTCCGGGGAAAGGGACAATGTGCCTATATCAACCAGGACGGGGTCAGCAGCGACTGGTGCTCCCAGACGAAATTCTCTGTCTGCAGCCACCGGCAAAACCGGCCCAGCGCCATTCAGAACGATTCAGAAACCCTCCCCAATTTCACCTGAAATTTCCCCCTCGGCAGAGGGGATCAACCACAAGCTGCTATTAACCCTCCGCGACATGTTAGCAATGGTGCAaattcattttggttttaggTTACAAAAGCAGAAACGCCTCACAACGCTGACACAAAGCTGAGACCAAAGAATCCTCACTCGGGTTTGACCACAAGTGTCTTTCCAGCGTTTGCAGCTGCGGGGACACTCGGGGACACTCGAGGGGTTTGGAAAACTCCCCACTCTGCCGCTGCCACCCCACGGAGCTCAGTCCCGCTGGTTTTCCCGTCCTCGGCattgtgtgtgttggttttggttttggttttggtttggttttatctGGGTTTGGAGGATCTGGAGGCAATGGGCAGAAATACAAAGTGGAGACCCCGACCTCAGCAAGGAGCCCCAACCGCTGCTCTGGGATGTGTTTTGGCGTCCCGGTGAATTACCCAGCGCTGAGTTTGTCCTGGTTTTCCTGGTCATTTCCTCCGGCTTAAATCTCGGTGGCTTTTTTCTGGCAAACCCACTGCAGTGGAGCGCTGCAGATGTGGGAACGCAGCTGCCCCCCCCGAATCGCGGCACAAGCCTTCGCCTGGACGGGACCCAGCACCGGAGACCTGGGGAGCACCGGGACGGCCATCAGCCTGGCGCCGTGCATCGCGCGTTGTGTGTTCAGTTACAATAGTTATCTCATTACAGTGTTTTCCTCCCACAACCTGAACCGGCACAGCCGCTGTCAGCTCAGCTGATGGTACCACCCTCTTGTTTTTCCAACTGTTGGGGAAGCAGAACTATCGGCAATCCCGTGCTCACCCCAAAAGATAATTAcccctccccacacccccatGTGTGTACTAACAAATATTAGCTCGGTCGGATCGATTGCAATTTGCACATTATTGCACTTTGCATTTGGGTATATAATAGGAATAAGGgtttaattgcttttttccctctcttctccctgtttCGCAGCTGGGCTGCAGAGAACAAACCCGTGTTGCTCTGGTTTCTCTGTGCTCCTATGAGCGTTGCTGCTGCCTCCAGGGGGATTTTGGGGGCAGCCGGGTCTGTGCTGAGCATCGCGCTGGAAACATTTCCCCTGGGCCGGGGCTGTTGGAACCTGCTCGTGAACCGGAGCGAGGGGCACTCACAGGGCTGCTTGTAACGCGGATCCGTCCCACCAGCTCCACTCCTGCCCGCGCGTCTGGTCGATGCTCAGCCCCATCCAGGCTCCGGAGCTGGTTCTGGTCATCTCCCCGATGAAAgcctgggagaggagaagagactcAGAGGTGATCGCATGGCAAAGAGACCTGATCCTGCCCATGAGGGTCTGGTCGGGATGGGCCCGGCACATCCCGGTTGCTGactgggggctggaggggttGGTGGGTGCTTTGGAAGAGatgggagtgtggtctggagaTGACGGGCAGGGCTGGAGACATTCACACccgatcctgtgtgatctgctctggtgaccctgtgttagcaggtgggttggaatggatgatctccagaggtcccttcaacccaaccagcctgggaCTCTGTGTATGATTCGGtgaagcaggttttttttggggtggCAGAGGAGCCTGGAATCTCATATATGGGGCAACATgtatttgcccttttcccttaacCTCACCTAAGTTCTGATTTATGTTTTGAggctctttttccccctgaaataatagaatcattttggttggaaaacacttgcaagatcattgagtcctactgttcccccagccctgtccctgcctcacatcctgagaacctcatgtccgtctgtccagccccccagggctggtgactccagcactgccctgggcagcctgttccaatgccccacagccctttggggaagaaattgttcccagatccaacctcaacctcccctggcgcaacttgaggccgtttcctctgctcctggcgcttgttcctggggagcagagcccgacccccctggctccaagctcctttcaggcagttcagagatcagaaggtctcccctcagctcctgttctccagctgaacccccaggtgcCTCATCCTGACCCATCACACTGGTTGTGTGGGCTCAGGCGCTTTGCCAGCCAGGAAGGAGAAAGCTCAACCACAACGTGGCTTTTTgccaaaagaaaagctttaaaaaagctAAAAGCAGAGGTGTCGCTTGGGCCCTTCCCGCCGCAGTTACGCACCTTCTCCTCCGCGCTCTCCAGCACCACCAGCTGAGATCGCTGGTACCCGCAGTTCTCCGCCGCCTCCTCCCAGGTGCTGGTTTTTGTGGACACCCAGTAGCACTTGGCTGCGAACGGCTGCCAGCCGGCGGGACAGAGCCGGCAAGCCGAGGCGCCTGCGGCAGAGGATGAGTGTGAGcgctgctccagcccctgggCACCgcggggcgaggggcagggctgggggcaccgGGCTCTTGCACCCCCCTTGGGACACTTGAGGCTTTTCCTGCCCTTTGAGCCCTTCCAGGTGCATTTTTGGGGAATGTGGACTCTGCCCGTGCTGGAAAAATGTCCCTTGGTAATGGGGGAAAAGCAAGAGAAGCAATAGAGGAAGGTGATGGGCACAGggtggggcagggagagggcgatggggatggggacagcaatTGGGACGACTTGGGAGTCCTGCGGTGTTTTCCCAATGTTCCTGGCCTTGTTGTCCCCCTTCCACATGGAAAAGGGGCAACATGGCGAGGTCCCCAGCACCGAAGCTGTGGGTGATGCTGACCCGCGGTACCTGTGACGTTGTGGCTCCCTGGCTCACACAGCCGCTgtctgagctgcagctggaagcaATTCAAGGAGCATTTGAACTCCGGGACGTCCCGGCGGCTGCTGGTGACCAGGCAGGTTTCCCAGGAGCATTTGCTGGCTGGGGTCTCCATGTCCTGGCTCAGGACGGGGCCGTTTCCACCTGAAATGAGGACGGGTCTGACCCGCACATCGTGCTGCTGTGTTGGGACCGGAGGACGCAGCCGCTGGGGTGACCCCTTGTGCAAAGCAGCTCTTGGGGACGGAGAAAGGTGCTGCCTGGGGACGGGACTCTGCGGGAGGACCCCTGGGGTCTCTGAACCACCGTCAGGGTGGAGAAAGGGACTTATATCAGGACAGGCTCCAAAACCAGACAAATCAGCCCGTGAAGGACACACTGGCAGCTTTTCCCCTCCCGCCCCGTGGGGATCGCTGTGCAGAgctggcccaggagctgctccctgcTAGAAATACAGGAGGAACCTGCTCCGgcccaggcaggggctgggctgtgatGGTTTGGGGGAGATCGTCACCGTTCTGGGGTGACAGACCCTGCCGCTCACCCTGTcgctgcagcagccacagcacgACGCCCGTCAGGACCGCGGTCCCGACCCATCCGGCTCCCAGCAGCGCCCAGTACCAAGGACCTGCAACAGCGACCAGAACTGGGAGTGAGGGAGGAAGCAGCTTTTCTGGGCTCTTTTCCCAGTTTTCGATGCCCTTTGTTTCAGGAAACTTAGCGGGAAAACCTTGCGAGTGCCTGGAGGAGCCATGGAGCTGAGAAAACCCACAAGCTGCTTTGCCTGCTTGACCGGGGAAGCTGCAGCGAGCGAAGCTGCAAAGCCTGAGCCTGGGAGCtgggctgctctcctccttgTGCTGCACCCGGGGGGCTCcgggggtggggaggacccAAAGCAAAGCCCTTGGGATGCTTGAAGAGATGGGGAGAGGGTGCAGGTCGCTGCGCGGCTCCTGCTCAGCCTTGTTGAGCTGCTAAAAACGACCAGGACATGAAGCCCTGTGTGAAGGGGCGGGGTGTCCTTGGGGTCGGCTGTAGTTTTGCTCCCTTTTCAAGAAAATTGGGCTATGGGAAAGGAATCTGCATGCGCTACCGCTCTGTGCCGGGCTGGAGATGGGCAACGAACCCACTCCAAGCAAAACATTGGGTTTTGGCCACCGTCAGCTCAGGAAAGCGCTGGAAAAGGCCCAGAAAATCCATTGTCCCTGTGCTTCCCTGCAGGGCAGGGGTCTGGCAGCACCGGGACACCCGCTCCTCCAACCCCCACCCATCACCGACCCCACGGGGCCGGGACGAGCGGAGCAACAGCACCCGACACGCTCACTCACCGGGAAGCTTCGCGCGGGCGCCGGGAGCCGAGCGCGGCGGCACCTCTGGCCTGGCGTAGACGGTGGTCAGCGCCACGGCCGGCCCCTGCCCTCGTGGCATTAAGAGTCAGACTTAAAGGTTCCTGTTGTCCCCACCCTGGAGCAAAAGCGAGCTCAGAGACCTGCAGCAGCGGTGGTTCCTGTGGCTGCAGTCACAGCTCAAACCCCACACGCGTCGCCGTGCCCCGGCTGTCACGTCCCCCGCGTCGCgc
This genomic window contains:
- the LOC135575275 gene encoding killer cell lectin-like receptor subfamily F member 1 isoform X2; the protein is MPRGQGPAVALTTVYARPEVPPRSAPGARAKLPGPWYWALLGAGWVGTAVLTGVVLWLLQRQGGNGPVLSQDMETPASKCSWETCLVTSSRRDVPEFKCSLNCFQLQLRQRLCEPGSHNVTGASACRLCPAGWQPFAAKCYWVSTKTSTWEEAAENCGYQRSQLVVLESAEEKAFIGEMTRTSSGAWMGLSIDQTRGQEWSWWDGSALQAALSPVLGPVQAKACAAIRGGQLRSHICSAPLQWVCQKKATEI
- the LOC135576484 gene encoding killer cell lectin-like receptor subfamily B member 1B allele B isoform X1, whose protein sequence is MRFLATSLRLPSAQRLLLLPAELWPGEELAEINQRSEKPQKSRFSPGWMGRVGARGTAGDPPASPAMAEEIVHVDLDIRSGRCSRKVHSLPQPGTSSCPRWHRAALCAGWTGKLIFWVALVAMGCSFLHQQPENPESCKNGSGNAGDGNSTLEKIRSELRKELCLPNLQEAGGCKICPRGWMASGTKCFWAADGMRSWSESRGDCASRGAELLMPGDEDELDFLNQIIGKPSSYFWIGLSRPSHEKGWTWLNGSLVDWRRSRFWLSRWSGESCAVLRGNSIASQSCSSGSHWICQKEGTQL
- the LOC135576484 gene encoding killer cell lectin-like receptor subfamily B member 1B allele B isoform X2, which produces MTHLDRAEQELWPGEELAEINQRSEKPQKSRFSPGWMGRVGARGTAGDPPASPAMAEEIVHVDLDIRSGRCSRKVHSLPQPGTSSCPRWHRAALCAGWTGKLIFWVALVAMGCSFLHQQPENPESCKNGSGNAGDGNSTLEKIRSELRKELCLPNLQEAGGCKICPRGWMASGTKCFWAADGMRSWSESRGDCASRGAELLMPGDEDELDFLNQIIGKPSSYFWIGLSRPSHEKGWTWLNGSLVDWRRSRFWLSRWSGESCAVLRGNSIASQSCSSGSHWICQKEGTQL
- the LOC135575275 gene encoding killer cell lectin-like receptor subfamily F member 1 isoform X1: MPRGQGPAVALTTVYARPEVPPRSAPGARAKLPGPWYWALLGAGWVGTAVLTGVVLWLLQRQGGNGPVLSQDMETPASKCSWETCLVTSSRRDVPEFKCSLNCFQLQLRQRLCEPGSHNVTGTAGASACRLCPAGWQPFAAKCYWVSTKTSTWEEAAENCGYQRSQLVVLESAEEKAFIGEMTRTSSGAWMGLSIDQTRGQEWSWWDGSALQAALSPVLGPVQAKACAAIRGGQLRSHICSAPLQWVCQKKATEI
- the LOC135575275 gene encoding killer cell lectin-like receptor subfamily F member 1 isoform X3, whose amino-acid sequence is MPRGQGPAVALTTVYARPEVPPRSAPGARAKLPGGNGPVLSQDMETPASKCSWETCLVTSSRRDVPEFKCSLNCFQLQLRQRLCEPGSHNVTGTAGASACRLCPAGWQPFAAKCYWVSTKTSTWEEAAENCGYQRSQLVVLESAEEKAFIGEMTRTSSGAWMGLSIDQTRGQEWSWWDGSALQAALSPVLGPVQAKACAAIRGGQLRSHICSAPLQWVCQKKATEI
- the LOC135576484 gene encoding killer cell lectin-like receptor subfamily B member 1B allele B isoform X3, with translation MGRVGARGTAGDPPASPAMAEEIVHVDLDIRSGRCSRKVHSLPQPGTSSCPRWHRAALCAGWTGKLIFWVALVAMGCSFLHQQPENPESCKNGSGNAGDGNSTLEKIRSELRKELCLPNLQEAGGCKICPRGWMASGTKCFWAADGMRSWSESRGDCASRGAELLMPGDEDELDFLNQIIGKPSSYFWIGLSRPSHEKGWTWLNGSLVDWRRSRFWLSRWSGESCAVLRGNSIASQSCSSGSHWICQKEGTQL